The DNA window AGTATCACAATGTAATAATTTCTAATTCTGGTAGATGAGAATTTTCTGTCATTATGATTGAATTGGAGGGATTTCTTTGTTCTCATTCCTATTTAAGAGGTGCTGGCTGTTATCAAGCTTTGGTCACTTTGGTTTTCGTTCTTTTGATATGTTGATAATCATCACTTTTTAAGACACTAGTTTCATATTTCATCACTTGGGCTTTATGCTAGCTTCTATCCTTCTGCACATCTTATTGGGAAGGTAAAAGAATTATAGTTTTAATGTTTTGATATTATGCTTGGAGGTTATTCAAACTCTTATCTACCTGCAGAATACAAGAGGGTTTGGGCTAGCTTTGATATTAATGTTGGAGGTTAATGTTTTCATAGGAGAATGAGACATGATCAGAActagggttttcttcaatttctaAAAGTCTGTAATCTTAATAGGAATAGCGGAAAATTTTCCTGATTTGGAGATCTGCTAGTGGGTCTGGTGATGTCATTTAATTTGCTGATCTTATCTAGGATTGTGCTAGAATTCAAATTTTTGCATATAAACTGTGATTTTAGATGGATATGGACAAGTTTAGTGATAGACTGGACATTGAGATTTTATGTTGCCGCTTCATTTTTTACTCAAGACCAACTATCTACTTATGATCAGATATTCGGATGTTATCTGTCAATACACCATTCATTTGGTGTTATTGTTCTTGAGGTTAATGTGGTGTGATAGTGAGACATATATCTATTTAGTTGCTGTAAACTCAAATTTCAAGAATAATCTATTTTATGCTTTATTTCCAGGTGATGGACAAGCATATGAGTATATTGGCAAAGCAGCACATAGAGACGCGATTTGTAAAAATTCAAGCTGAGAAAAGTCCATTCTTGACTGAGAGGCTTAAGATCATTGTTTTACCAACTCTTGCACTTGTAAGGAAGGGCAAAGTGGAAGACTACGTGGTATGTTGAAGGATAAAAGATGAATGTTCAATTGGCTAAACCTTCTATTAAATTATCataattttttgcttttgatgtTAACTTCCAATCAATATTACTAGGTAGGATTTGATGAGCTTGGTGGGACAGATGAGTTTAGCACTGAGGAACTGGAGGAAAGGCTTGCTAAGGCTCAAGTCATAATATTTGAAGGTGAATCCTCTCAGAGTATTGTAAAATCAAATGCACAAACCAAGAGGAGTGTCCGGCAAAGTGCAAATTCTGACTCCGATTCAGACTAAACCTGCAGGGCAGGTGAAAGCGATCTGTTTTGATTAGTTATAGAGGGTGTTCTACTCGAGCGGTATGATTGATCAGGAATTATATGTATTTTATGTAAAATTGTATGGTCATTGTCTTATTGATTAAAATCATCCCTTGGATGGTAATGCTAGGCTGGCCCTTGTGTTGAAGTCATTAAGAAAATCAAcctctggaaatatttttccaatttaCGGATATGGGAGAgagccaaagaaaaaaaaaaaaagtaactatCTTGGCAACAGAAAACGTAAGTTCAGCTCTTTTTTTGGCTTTCATGGAATATGAACTCTGCTCCTGCAACCCTCACTTCCTCCACTACTCTCCTCTACTTTTATGTGTCTCCAGAGCTCTTCAAATCAACATTGTCACTCCTCCATCTGCAATGGATGTCCCCACGGGTAAGTTACATCtcttttcttattctttttttttttttttttttttcttttctctgcaattagattttgttttggtgtttgattttgattgggAATGGAGTTCTTTCACACTGATTTTGATATGCTAGACATGTCTGTTTGGTCaactttgtgtttgtttgtttgttgagtTCGCTAAAGAGTCTGTATTTGTGCCTCGCAAACTCATTACATATGTTCGCTGTTTATCTCCATTAAGTTTGTTATTTTGTGTTTGTTGCTCTTTTATTAGCGATTAAGTGAAGTGTTTGTCCATCAATATTCAATAGTAGAATACGTATGGAAAGTAGTAGAATAAGAGCTTCAGCTTTATCTTGTTGGGAATTGTATTTTCCAGTGTCATTTTCTATACACTGCTCCTTTATAGCAAACTCCTTAGCACGATTTCCCTAGAGATGGGCCAGAGAGCTCACAGCTCAGTTATGGTAGGGAGCCATGGCAAACTATTCCTTGAAAATCTGGGCTTTATCTATAGTCTTGAATGAATATTTGTCCAGCTCTGAGAAGGCCCGGAgtgagttttttgttttgggcTTCCCTAGACAAATTTAAATCTGCAATTGAGGGAAGGAAAGCCATACAATGGAAGCAATGATAGTGCTCATAAGTGCTCCCTCATCCGTTAGAATGGACTATGGAGCTCAAACTAGACCTGGTCGGAGCTCATACGTATACTTTGTTCCAATTTAATACTCAACCGTCAATTGTAATCTTATTATTAGTTATCAGCCttcaaaattcaaccatccaACTAAATAATGCCCTGAAACTAGAACCAGATGAAAGCGATTTGACGGTCTGAACACAACAACGGGGAATCTTGGTGGGAGAACCCATTGTCACTGTCAAGCATAGGGTCTAAATTCTTTAGAGAAGGTGTTTCtggttcttctttttcttaaatggtatttttttctattatttatattttaaaattttgtttcgcAAGTCAACACTCAACTACGACCATATCTGGCCCAACTCATCTGAGTTATGGCTTCGTTGGATTTAAAATTTCGTAGTAAACAGGATTTATAGAGAGTGCCCTCAAAAGTAGTTTTCACCGTTTctattgtctttttcttttttacttttaaattcCGGAATATCTTATCTCTTCCATTTAAACTTTGCCGTATCAAGGGCAGTACTTAACCACTTCTCTCATGTCGGCCTCTTTACCAAAACTTAATGTCCAAGAAACTGAGAAGCCGAATTACTAAAATATCCTCCACAAATTTCTTGGAACAATACCTCCACTCTCAAAAGCATACCGGGTTAGATTAGTCACCCAAAAAAAGCACCCAAagcttttgtttttaaaaaaagtggGGAAAAAATGAAGGGGCGTGGATTCTATGTAGCTTTTGAAAACCGACCAACTCACCTAACATAAAGTAAAATATGTGAAATAATGGTGTATTGGGTTGCGTTAAAGTAAATCCATTGTTTAGATATGACTTTGGTGATGTCAATATAAAAACCTCATTTATAAATAGTTTAGGggtaataataaaaataaataatttaggGAGATATCATCCATTTTCATAAAGTATGTATGATTGAATTGTTCCAATATGTCACATTTAATTTTTCAAACCTAAAACTTATGTGAATAACAAAAATGGTACTCTTAAGTCTTTGACTCGAGGAATGTATTTAAGAGAAAAATACTCTCAAGTACAAAAGTGAAACTATATATTTAACCTATGACTTTTGAATGGTCGTGGAGGGAAAATGAATTGCTGGAATGATTCGAGCAATTCCACATAATCTGTAACATTGAATTCATTCGGTGTGCTGTTGTTAAATTCAATGTATTGTTGTattggatggtggagatgaAGTGAAATGATTTCCGCCACTAACTCTACTTCTTTTCTATTAATAAGGActtttgagtttttttctttgaatggcCTGCTTTTGACTCTTGAATCTTGTTTCCGCCgtgaattttttgttgtttgaatgACACAACCAAACTCTAAAGAAGCAGGCACGAACTGGTCTTTCATGGTGACTAAAATAAAACCATCTAGAAGCAATATTGTCTTAACTCTTGTAAGACCCGGAAAATCAAAGTTTTCTCTAGAAAATTTAGAAACAAACCGCGTATAACATACGCACCTGGTGCTGATGATGTCAACAGCAGTTTACCGAAAACGAGGATACATTAACAGACCGAGACGCTCATTTTCTCATCTTCCACgcatattattatttattattaacaGAAATTTGTCTTTTGGCTTTTGGGATCATTCAACTTCTCTCTATAAAGTACAAACTATTTTGGTTTCTCTCGCTATAACGCTGACAACTCAATCTCTGTCCCTATTGATTTTCTATCCACCTTGAAAATACACTTTTGTAGCCGTTAACGTTCTTTCTAATttgtttgtgtgttattttttcCAGCATTTTGTGCTTGATTTGTTAGATATAGACAGCTTCGTCTGCATTAATTTATACGTAAATTAACCAAAAATGGCGGCGGGTTTTCCCGCGAAAATCGCTTTAGCCGCCTTGCTTTttccggtggtggtggtggtgctctGCGATTTTCCGGCCACGTTGACTCTCGAGAGGGCTATCCCGTCGAACCACAAAGTAGAGCTGAGTCTACTCAGAGACCGGGATAGAGTTAGGCATGGAAGAATGTTGCAGTCCTCAGGTGGGGTAGTCGATTTTCAGGTCCTGGGTACCTTCGATCCGTTCTCCGTCGGGTAGTTTCGTCAATTCTCTTTGTTGCTTTTATTCGGATTGTGTTTCGCGGCTTTCGCTTTTCGTGTTGTTGTTGCTTGGGTTTCTCAGTTAGTAATAAGTTACGTTCCCTTTCTGTAAATTTCCTTATCATCGCCAATTACTCTGTTTGTGTGCTGCTTCATGCTTGTCTATCCTGTTTTCTCTGTATGTTTTTTTGTGTGAATTTATGGCGTCTCTCCCTTTTCCGAGAGGTGGTTGTTTTTGCTGGAATCCGTAGATGAATATCTTATGCATCTTTtgttttcccctcttttattGAGTATTTTTCTTACTCTGATGATGCTAACTCTTGGTTCGATTTTTACtaccttttgttttcttacagACTTTATTATACAAAGGTGCAATTGGGTTCCCCTCCGAGGGAATATTATGTGCAGATTGATACTGGAAGTGATGTCTTGTGGGTCGGTTGCGCTTCCTGCAATGGCTGCCCTCAGAGCAGTGGACTCCAAGTAAATTCTAAGTTTTTCATATCCTATTGATTAGTTTCATCTCtcaattgattttattttaagacCGTAAGGCCTGGTTTCTCACAGATTCCGCTGAATCTCTTTGATCCTGGGAGCTCATCAACAGCTTCATTGATATCTTGTTCAGACCAGAGATGCAGTCTAGGAGTTCAGTCCTCCGATTCTATGTGTTCTGCTCAAACTAACCAGTGTGGTTACAGATTTCAGTATGGAGATGGCAGTAGTACATCAGGCTATTACGTATCAGATTTGCTACATTTTGATACAATTGTTGGGAATACTTTGACTACTAATTCTTCGGCTCAGATAGTGTTTGGGTGAGCCATCACGTTGTCTTACAAGCTTATGATCGTTGTTTTTCTTGTCTTGTTGGTTAGGGCTCTTATTAACTTCTCTGGATGCTGAATTATAATACAGGTGTAGCATCTTGCAAACTGCAGACTTGACAAAATCAGATAGAGCAGTTGACGGGATCTTTGGGTTTGGTCAACAGGAAATGTCTGTCATTTCACAACTATCTTCACAAGGACTAGCACCAAAAGTGTTCTCCCACTGCTTGAAAGGAGATGCTAATGGTGGAGGAATATTGGTTCTTGGCGAGATTCTGGAGCCTAATATTGTTTATACTCCACTTGTCCCATTGCAGTATGTCcattttattaaaaagaaacaatCACATCTAACTTACAGGttaacaactcccgtgcacaaggtttCTGCAGTGGATAGGGACAAACATAATTTATAGATATTATGTGGGATAAGGTAGTA is part of the Tripterygium wilfordii isolate XIE 37 chromosome 7, ASM1340144v1, whole genome shotgun sequence genome and encodes:
- the LOC120001940 gene encoding aspartic proteinase 39-like isoform X1, producing MAAGFPAKIALAALLFPVVVVVLCDFPATLTLERAIPSNHKVELSLLRDRDRVRHGRMLQSSGGVVDFQVLGTFDPFSVGLYYTKVQLGSPPREYYVQIDTGSDVLWVGCASCNGCPQSSGLQIPLNLFDPGSSSTASLISCSDQRCSLGVQSSDSMCSAQTNQCGYRFQYGDGSSTSGYYVSDLLHFDTIVGNTLTTNSSAQIVFGCSILQTADLTKSDRAVDGIFGFGQQEMSVISQLSSQGLAPKVFSHCLKGDANGGGILVLGEILEPNIVYTPLVPLQPHYNLNLQSISVNGQVLSIDPSVFSTSSNQGTIIDSGTTLAYLVEAAYDPLVNAVTAAVSQSVRSVLSKGNQCYLTSSGVTDVFPQVSLNFAGSASMILSPQDYLIQQNSVGADGLWCIGFQKFQGQGMTILGDLVLKDKIFVYDLANQRIGWASYDCSLSVNVSATARTGKSEYVNAGQLNNNSSPHNVPNKLIPTTILALLLHICILGSVLFL
- the LOC120001940 gene encoding aspartic proteinase 39-like isoform X2; the protein is MGESQRKKKKVTILATENSSSNQHCHSSICNGCPHGLYYTKVQLGSPPREYYVQIDTGSDVLWVGCASCNGCPQSSGLQIPLNLFDPGSSSTASLISCSDQRCSLGVQSSDSMCSAQTNQCGYRFQYGDGSSTSGYYVSDLLHFDTIVGNTLTTNSSAQIVFGCSILQTADLTKSDRAVDGIFGFGQQEMSVISQLSSQGLAPKVFSHCLKGDANGGGILVLGEILEPNIVYTPLVPLQPHYNLNLQSISVNGQVLSIDPSVFSTSSNQGTIIDSGTTLAYLVEAAYDPLVNAVTAAVSQSVRSVLSKGNQCYLTSSGVTDVFPQVSLNFAGSASMILSPQDYLIQQNSVGADGLWCIGFQKFQGQGMTILGDLVLKDKIFVYDLANQRIGWASYDCSLSVNVSATARTGKSEYVNAGQLNNNSSPHNVPNKLIPTTILALLLHICILGSVLFL